AGGTGAAAGAACAACCAGAAAGGTTGCAAAAACAAAGAACTCAATTCGTTCCTAACAATCATTCTATTGCGCCTCCTGTTTCTGCTGATTCTCAAAAGACGGTTGTTTTTGAAAATGCCCAGGGATGGGCGGAGGCAATACATGAGTTAAGCGCCTTAATAAAGATTAAACATTATTCTCCAAAAACATTGTGGTCTTATGCACACTGGGTTCAGAAATTTCAGGGATTTACCCGTAATAAGGATATTCAGTCCCTGTCGTCCGGGGATGTAAAAGATTTTATGGAATATTTAGCGGTCAAACGTAATGTGGCGGCATCAACACAAAATCAGGCATTTAACGCACTGTTATTTTTTTATAAGCACATTATCAAGAAGGATTTTGGGGATCATAGTAATACGCTCAGGGCCAAAAGGAAACCCTATATACCCGTTGTTTTATCACGGGAAGAGGTCCACGCAATTCTTGAGTGTCTTACCTATCCCAACAACCTGATTGTTAAGCTTCTTTATGGATGTGGGCTTCGGATGTTTGAATGCCTGAACTTAAGGGTGAATAATTTTAATTTTGACGCAGGTATTGTAACAATCCACGATGGTAAAGGGAAAAAGGACAGAACCGTTCCGCTCCCGGAAACAATTCTGCCGGAACTCAAAGCCCACCTTGAACGCGTGAAAAATCTTCATCAGAAAGATCTGGATTCAGGCTATGATGGCGCTTTTCTCTTTGATTCCATAGAGAAAAAATATAAAAACTGCGCGAAAGAATTAATCTGGCAGTGGTTTTTCCCGGCAAAAAAACTTACCACTGTTCCGGACACAAAAGAGAAAAAACGATACCACTTTCACGAAACGCATGTACAGGTTGCCATAAAAAAGGCCGTGCAGGATGCAAAAATTTCTAAGCGGGTTGCCACTCATACGTTTCGCCACAGCTTTGCAACACATTTGTTGCAAGCCAATTATGATATTCGTACCATCCAGGAATTACTGGGACATAGCGATGTGAGAACTACCATGATTTACACCCACACGATAAAGAGTCAAACACGAAAAGAAGTAAAAAGTCCTCTTGATTTTTAATCAAAAGGAAATTGGAGAACCTTACCTATTAACAAATATCGCTTTAAAAGATTAATCGAAACAACCCCACTTATTACCACCCTTACTATTTGATGGTGAAAAGAAATAGAAAAAGGCTGTGCTACCTATTCAAGTGATTTTAAGATACGCAAGTACTCCTCAGCATCAACAAATCCCGTAATCGT
Above is a genomic segment from Candidatus Brocadiaceae bacterium containing:
- a CDS encoding integron integrase gives rise to the protein MNIPQNIAAQFDTVLVQKGIPKGEHHNFRKWLRYYLDFCKKYDFPESKKESLPHFIKKLQEKHQSSQQQKQAAFAISLYYAIVRSNPEDNLLGSENAQENLPPLHKQKQTAQPFSQHDSLRQPESHGFIRDGEKSYPDFNKKMQVKEQPERLQKQRTQFVPNNHSIAPPVSADSQKTVVFENAQGWAEAIHELSALIKIKHYSPKTLWSYAHWVQKFQGFTRNKDIQSLSSGDVKDFMEYLAVKRNVAASTQNQAFNALLFFYKHIIKKDFGDHSNTLRAKRKPYIPVVLSREEVHAILECLTYPNNLIVKLLYGCGLRMFECLNLRVNNFNFDAGIVTIHDGKGKKDRTVPLPETILPELKAHLERVKNLHQKDLDSGYDGAFLFDSIEKKYKNCAKELIWQWFFPAKKLTTVPDTKEKKRYHFHETHVQVAIKKAVQDAKISKRVATHTFRHSFATHLLQANYDIRTIQELLGHSDVRTTMIYTHTIKSQTRKEVKSPLDF